One window of the Perca flavescens isolate YP-PL-M2 chromosome 16, PFLA_1.0, whole genome shotgun sequence genome contains the following:
- the egfl7 gene encoding epidermal growth factor-like protein 7, whose product MYQTLLLSSFLFILHVMGTPQFFAHHGRRVCGRELRHSVATATESYVQPVHKPFITLCQGHRLCSTYKTVYSVAYRQVSRAAPLSHFHSECCPGWRRFHSHNCNQAVCGQPCVNGGTCLRPNQCACLLGWTGHQCQTDVDECSERQPCAQECVNTAGSYRCSCRDGYRLTGDGRSCQSLPPPPPPPPPPTPPPTQATVGGHIDAGGGFSLGENVTEEVQSLKNRVELLEKKLQLVLAPFFPLSLDEGWSDKTTLLSHSFQQLDRIDSLSEQIGFLEERIGTCSCQEN is encoded by the exons ATGTACCAAACGCTgcttctctcctccttcctcttcatcctccatGTGATGGGCACTCCACAGTTCTTCGCTCACCACGG GAGGAGGGTGTGTGGCCGAGAGCTCCGTCACAGCGTTGCCACGGCAACCGAGTCATACGTCCAGCCGGTGCACAAGCCCTTCATCACCCTGTGTCAGGGGCATCGCCTCTGCAGCACGTACAA GACTGTTTACTCAGTGGCGTACCGGCAGGTGAGCAGAGCAGCACCTCTTTCGCATTTCCACTCAGAGTGCTGCCCGGGCTGGCGGAGATTTCACTCTCACAACTGCAACCAAG CTGTGTGTGGACAACCCTGTGTGAATGGAGGTACCTGCTTGAGACCCAACCAGTGTGCTTGTCTGCTAGGCTGGACGGGGCACCAATGCcaaacag ATGTGGATGAGTGTAGCGAGCGGCAGCCGTGCGCCCAGGAGTGCGTGAACACAGCTGGCAGCTATCGATGTTCGTGCAGAGACGGCTACAGGCTTACAGGAGATGGCCGTTCCTGTCAaagccttcctcctcctcctcctcctcctcctccacctacTCCTCCTCCCACCCAGGCAACAGTGGGTGGTCACATTGATGCAG GTGGAGGTTTCAGCCTGGGGGAGAATGTGACGGAGGAGGTACAGAGCCTGAAGAACAGAGTAGAGCTCCTGGAAAAG AAGCTGCAGTTGGTGTTGGCCCCCTTCTTCCCGCTGTCGCTGGACGAGGgctggtcggacaaaacaaccTTACTGTCCCATTCCTTCCAGCAGCTAGACCGCATCGACTCCCTTAGCGAGCAGATTGGCTTTCTGGAGGAGCGAATCGGCACAT GTTCTTGCCAGGAGAATTAG